Sequence from the Deinococcus malanensis genome:
CGGTCGTCGGGTCATCGGCCGTGAGGAAGCCGCCCGCCTCAACCACAACCTGCTGCATATGAATCAGGAAAAGGACCGCAAGGTACGGGTGGCACTGGGAGAGCGTTACCCGGCTTTCAGGGCGTGGATTCGGGAGTGGTGGCAGACACAGGTGGTTCAGGCCCGGAGCTGATCAGCGGCAGGACCGCTGGCACAGCATGCCCGTGACAGGCTGCATCAGAGAGTCTGACTTGTACCACTGAGCCGACGTTGCAGCAGCTGGCATGAGGAGCCGGCACTGCATTTGCTCACGGCAGCAGAAGTCGGGTCAGCCACAGCGCAAGAGGGGCGATCAGAAGTCCGGGCAACAGACTGCCGACCCGCACGCGGCGGTCTTCCCAGCCCAGGCCGGCCAGCATCAGGTTCCAGCTGATTCCGGCGATCATCAGGCCACCGGTACCAGTCAGAAGCAACACAAAGGGATTTGTCTTGAGCACCGATGGGTCGGCTCCGCCCAAAAGACTGGCGGCAAAGTAACCGGCAGCCACGCTGATACCGCCCTGCACCACCAGAATGGTAAGGGTGCTGAAGCCCACCCCGATGCCGTAGGCTCCGGCCAGGGCCAGCGCAGCAATACCGTCCAGGGTGCTTTTCAGGACATAGGTGCTGTTGTCACCGGTCAGTCCGTTCTGCAGGCCTCCCACCACGGTCATGGGTCCGATGCAGAACAGCAGACTTGCCGCCACAAATCCCTCGGTAAAGCGTCCCCCGCCTCGGAAGCGGCGCTTGAGGCTGTCGCCCAGTCGGCCCAGGGCCTCTTCTATGCCCAGCGCCTCTCCGAGCACGGCACCCGCCGCCAGGCTGATCAGGGCCAGAATCACTCCGGGAATGTTGCCGCCATTGGTGCGGTTCAGGTTGCCGGCCATGTCAAGGGCAATAAACAGGGTCACGAGGCTGAGGGTCTGCAGCAGCGTCCGCTGAGTGCGTTCGGGCAGACGACTTCCCACCGTCAGACCCAGCAGGGTTCCCAGCAGCACCGCAGCAACATTGACGAACGTGCCTGACAGTTGTTCCACGAGACTCATCGGGGGCGACTGTAGTGCATGGGCCGCGCCATGGTTTGCTGGTGTGTTCCCACGCAGCGCGTCACGTTGGCGCGCCTGACCTAGAGATCCCCTTGAGAATTGACATCAGGCTGACCGGGCGTATGGTACGCTCCGCGCAAGTTGAAACGTGTTGCCTGCCCTATTCTCTGCCAGCGTCCCGATGCGGGCGGGCCAGGCGGCGCGCGGAACATCCTTGAATCTGAAATCTCGTGTGGGGCTGCCGTGTGGTGGCCCCACGCTCTTTTGGAGGCCTGAGACTATGACCCTATCCGATCAGTTCCAGAACCTGCCCAAACTCCTGAAAGTCAGCGAGGTGGCCGACTTTACCGGTACTCACGAACGTACGGTCCGGCGCTGGATCCGGGACGGCCGGCTGGGTGCGGTGGAACATCCCAGTGGCTTGCGGGTGCCGCGCCGCTCGCTCTGGCGTTTCCTCGGCCTGGATATGGCCCTGAGCGCCTGAACCGGCCGGGCTGGGGCTGATCGCCCTCCTGAAGACTTACACTGCCGGCGTGAATTCCGGCCCGCCACCGTCGCAGAGTTTTCAGGACCTTCGGACCGCCGTGGCTGCGCATGACTATGCAGCAGCCACAGTACTACTGGAGGTCCTGACTCCGGCATACCGCCAGCAGGCTGCGCCGCTGGCACTCCAGCTGGGTCAGCCGCGTCTGGCCGCTGCCTGGACCGACCAGCCTCTGCTTCAGGTAGCGGCGCTTTTGCGTCTTGGTGAGCCGGCCGCTGCCCTGGAGGTGCTGCGGGAGCAGGGCCAGTCGGCCCGGCCAGCTGCTCTGCGGGCCCGCGCCGTATGGCAGTTACAGCAGCAGGACGCACGATCCTTGGCTGAAGAGGCGCGGCGACGCGCCCAGGCAGAGGGTGACGCTGCGGCCCTGGTCGCTGTGGCCACATTGCGCGGGGAGCAGTGCCTGGAGGATCCCTTCGCTGCGTTGCGGGCCCTGGCCGAAGGTCTCAAGATCGCAGAACTGACCGGTGATCCTGCCGACGCCCATCTGCTTGCTGTGCTGGGGCATGCCCAGTTGCGAATGGGCAGTGGCAAGGGCCGGCGCACGGCCGAAAAGGCTTTAGAGCGCAGCCTGCCGGCAAGCCCGGCGCGGGTGCTGGCCTTGCTGGCGCTGGACCAGCCAGAGGAAGCGATGGCTCAGGCAAGCTCCGGAGAGCTGGCAGCGGTGTGGTGGCGGGGGTTTATCACTTCAGGGTCTGCCAGCGGGTCAGAAATGGGACATACGGTGGTGGACGGATAAACCTGCGTGGACCAGGATTGCCGTTCAGATAGACACTTTCATAAGTCCAGACATTGCGTTCCTGCGACATGGCGTAGAACCGCGCGCCGTTTTGCAGTTCGTCGCAGGGCAGGGGAAAGTGGGCCCGGTAGGCACACAGAAAGGCCCGACACAGCTGAGGGAGCAGCTCCAGACTCAGGTCAATGGTCCGGACAATCTCCCAGGCCCGGGGCCCACGCCGGGTCTGCTCCCAGTCAGTAAGTGATGCAGGCTGCCAGTCCTGAAAAAACACGTTGCCGTCGTGATAGTCACCATGCAGGAAGCGGAACGGGAAGGAGGGCACCACATCCCGCAGGGGTACAGAACGGAGGTGTGCAAGACGTTGCCGGGTGCGCGTCAGGGCCCACCGGTCTATCTCCTCCAAGACGGGAAGAGACAGGATCGCCTGCTCGATTCTCTCCAGCCGTTGGGCGGTATGCTCCACGCTGGAGGCGCATAGGACAGGCACGGCAAACGGCACCTCTGCCGGCAGGCGGCTGTGCACCTGGGCCAGAAAAGCTCCCAGAGCGGAGGCGGTCTTCATGCACAACGCGCTTCGGGGGATAGGGGCACCGGCAGCCTGCGCGAACAGCGCGGCCCAGGCACCATCGGCCCCGGTTCCATGCAGCCGGGCCACGGTATTTCCATCATGGGCAGGCAGCAGCGCAGGGGTGGGAACGCCACTGGCAAGTGCGACCGCAATGGCCGCGTGCTCCCGATCGATCTGTGTCCGGTCTGGCGTACGGTAAACGCGCAGGTGATAGGTGCCGTCTCTGGTCTGCACGCGGTAGGCCCCATTGATGCTGCCTCCGCACACAGCCGTGATCTGCCGGACTGGTCCGACAGACCACAGGGTTTCCAGACCTTCTGTGAAGGTGGCGCCTGCTTCGTTCACCCGCTCTGCACGTCCAGGCGGGCCAGGCCGCGAATCACAAAGCCGCCGGTGTATTGGGCGGCTGCGCCAGCCTCCTGAAGCCGCAGGTCCGGCATGGCTCGGCACAGTGCGCGCAGACTCAGGGCCAGCTCCAGCCTGGCCAGCGGCGCGCCCAGGCAGTAGTGAATGCCCAGGCCAAACGTCAGGTGTGGATTCGGATCACGGCTCAGGAGCAGCTCATCGGGGCGTTCA
This genomic interval carries:
- a CDS encoding DUF554 domain-containing protein is translated as MSLVEQLSGTFVNVAAVLLGTLLGLTVGSRLPERTQRTLLQTLSLVTLFIALDMAGNLNRTNGGNIPGVILALISLAAGAVLGEALGIEEALGRLGDSLKRRFRGGGRFTEGFVAASLLFCIGPMTVVGGLQNGLTGDNSTYVLKSTLDGIAALALAGAYGIGVGFSTLTILVVQGGISVAAGYFAASLLGGADPSVLKTNPFVLLLTGTGGLMIAGISWNLMLAGLGWEDRRVRVGSLLPGLLIAPLALWLTRLLLP
- a CDS encoding helix-turn-helix domain-containing protein; the encoded protein is MTLSDQFQNLPKLLKVSEVADFTGTHERTVRRWIRDGRLGAVEHPSGLRVPRRSLWRFLGLDMALSA
- a CDS encoding phosphotransferase enzyme family protein, whose amino-acid sequence is MNEAGATFTEGLETLWSVGPVRQITAVCGGSINGAYRVQTRDGTYHLRVYRTPDRTQIDREHAAIAVALASGVPTPALLPAHDGNTVARLHGTGADGAWAALFAQAAGAPIPRSALCMKTASALGAFLAQVHSRLPAEVPFAVPVLCASSVEHTAQRLERIEQAILSLPVLEEIDRWALTRTRQRLAHLRSVPLRDVVPSFPFRFLHGDYHDGNVFFQDWQPASLTDWEQTRRGPRAWEIVRTIDLSLELLPQLCRAFLCAYRAHFPLPCDELQNGARFYAMSQERNVWTYESVYLNGNPGPRRFIRPPPYVPFLTRWQTLK